Genomic window (Chitinophaga parva):
CACCGCTAAGCCCTAGGCATTGGGCAGGTGCTGCAAAATGCTTACATTCGGTATCTGAAAAAATTTAAAACAAAGGACTATGCAAGATATTACTGCCGCAGAACTGAAGGCCCGCATGGATGCCGGCGAAACCCTGCACATCGTTGACGTGCGTGAGCCGCACGAACATGAAGATTTCAACATCGGTGGCCTGTTGCTGCCCCTGGGCGACATCCGCAGCCTGCAAACAGAGCCCATCGACGACTGGAAAGAACAGGAAGTGATCGTTTACTGCCGCAGTGGCGGCCGTAGCGGCCAGGCCTGCATGGTGCTGGATAGCCTGGGCTTTACCAACACCAAGAACCTGGTGGGTGGTATGCTGAACTGGGAAAGCACCTTTGGTCGCTGATTTCCAGGGTAACATCAAGATCTTATAAAACAAAAAGCATCCGGCGCAGGCTGGATGCTTTTTGTTTATGGCGGTTTTAGCGTGAATATCAGGAAAGGTTGCGCAGCAGGTACCACATGGTGCCCAGGGGCATGAGCATGCAAACCACTGCCATGGCAATGCAGTACAGGAACACGTCCTGCTCCATCAGCTTGCGGATGCGCAGGATCACGAAAACGCCGGCCAGGCCCACACTCAGCAGGGTGAAGCTGGTCATGATGCCCGCCCCGATGGTGGCGTTACTTTCGTTATAGCTGTTGAGCAATTTGTAAGCAACGGCCACGGCCACCGTTTCCACGATGGTGTAAATGGCCATCATTCTTGTATACTTCATAAGCGATGATTCAGTGGGCGCAAAGTTACGGGCCGTGTATTACACTTCAAAAAATCCCGCGCTGCCACCTACCCAGGTATCCTGCGCATTAAAGTTCACGCCGATCATAGCCGATTTGCTGATGCGTACCAAACTGTGTACCAGTGCAGGTTTGGGAGCCCCATCGGGCCAGGCATACATAAGGCGGATCTCACACTTGGCGGGTCCGGTGGGTGTTTCAATGGCGGGTGTATAAGCTACTTTGCGTTGCAGGATCCATTGGGATGGATCTTTGATATCC
Coding sequences:
- a CDS encoding rhodanese-like domain-containing protein; the protein is MQDITAAELKARMDAGETLHIVDVREPHEHEDFNIGGLLLPLGDIRSLQTEPIDDWKEQEVIVYCRSGGRSGQACMVLDSLGFTNTKNLVGGMLNWESTFGR